The Acidimicrobiales bacterium DNA window GGCATGAACCTGGTGGCCCTCGAGGGCCCGGTGGTCAACCGCCGCGACGGGATCGTGGCCCGGTCCCGCCAGGCCGGGGCGTGGGACGTGCTGGCCGGGGACGCCGTGGGTCTCAACCCCTTCGACGTGGGCGGCACCGCCGACGCCCTGGCCACAGCCCTGGACCTGGGGGGGCCAGAGCGCGAGGAACGGTCCCGGGCGGTGCGGGAGCGGGCCAAGGCAATGGAGCTGCACGACTGGCTCGACACCCAGGTGGGCATGACGGCCGCCGGCGGGGCTGGGGCGTAGGGGACCGGGCGGGTTAGCAGCAGAGCTCGTTGAGGAACGCCAACGCCGCCTCCGGGCCCGGGAGCACCAGGTCGGCGGCGGCCAGGACCTCGGGCGATGCCTCGTCGGAGCCGGCC harbors:
- a CDS encoding trehalose-6-phosphate synthase, with product GMNLVALEGPVVNRRDGIVARSRQAGAWDVLAGDAVGLNPFDVGGTADALATALDLGGPEREERSRAVRERAKAMELHDWLDTQVGMTAAGGAGA